Proteins found in one Lycium ferocissimum isolate CSIRO_LF1 chromosome 6, AGI_CSIRO_Lferr_CH_V1, whole genome shotgun sequence genomic segment:
- the LOC132061219 gene encoding disease resistance protein RPV1-like: MYLRISADHLYTALHQRGIHTFKDDEKLEKGNSSSPSLLKAIEESMIAIIIFSQNYAASSWCLDELVKITECMKFRGQIVLPIFYDVDPSVVRKQKASVGEFFAKHELNFKDDEERVKRWRTAMTEVANQSGWDLPNIANGKMKDLLFVKKLHLPVLLLRNPSLSHLRAEFESTYMKIQKGVPIFDHINDFRGVLDQLSGMGVKFDEEIGGLWLLNTR; encoded by the exons ATGTATTTAAGAATTTCTGCCGACCATCTATATACAGCTTTGCATCAAAGAGGAATTCACACCTTCAAAGATGATGAGAAACTTGAAAAGGGGAACTCTAGTTCACCCTCACTTCTCAAAGCCATCGAAGAGTCGATGATTGCCATCATCATATTCTCCCAAAACTATGCTGCTTCATCATGGTGTCTAGACGAGCTTGTTAAGATCACTGAATGCATGAAATTCAGGGGACAGATTGTTCTTCCTATCTTCTATGATGTGGATCCCTCGGTCGtaagaaaacaaaaagcaaGTGTTGGTGAATTTTTCGCTAAACATGAGTTAAATTTCAAAGATGATGAAGAAAGGGTGAAGAGATGGCGGACAGCTATGACGGAAGTAGCAAATCAATCTGGCTGGGATTTGCCGAATATTGCTAACGG CAAGATGAAAGATCTTCTATTTGTCAAGAAATTGCATTTACCCGTGTTGCTTCTAAGAAACCCGAGTCTATCACATTTAAGAGCTGAATTCGAAAGCACTTACATGAAG ATACAAAAAGGCGTACCTATTTTCGATCATATCAATGATTTTCGTGGTGTCCTTGATCAACTGTCTGGAATGGGTgtcaagtttgatgaagaaataggTGGACTTTGGCTTCTTAATACTCGCTGA